The genomic window CTGTGGATGAAGGGCTGGATTTTGTGGCCAGACCACTTTGACAGCACAAAgctctgcctgttctgagctgtgATAGGGAACAGGGGAAGGGGCTGAACATTCTCTGTTTGCCCTCTGAACATTGTGTTTGTCCTCTATTTCTGTCCCTAGAGAGGAAGAGGTTCTACCAGAACGTGAGCATCTCGCAAGGGGAAGGTGAGTATGGCCGCCAGGATGGGATGGAGGGGCTGATCCCTGGGAGAGGTGTCATCACCCCACACCACATCAGCATGGcacctgcagcccaggctgtgtcAGTGGCGTGTTTGTCACCAGCTGCTGTGCCCCTTCCTTGTCTGCAGCAAAGCTGCATGGTGGGAAGCAGCTTCCAAGACTAAGTGTATCCATGTGATGGTGGGAAACCTCAGTATTCCTGCTCCCTTGCTCCcgtcagctccagctctgaacctgctcctgctgtggggTTGTCTGTTGTTCCTTAGTGCCTGCTCCTCTTTGATTCCCCAGGATTTCTACTCTGATTCCCCAGGAGGCTTTGAAATAAACCTGGACCACCGGAAGCTGAAAACGCCCCAGGCCAAGCTCTTCACTGTCCCCAGCGAGGCCTTGGCCATTGCAGTGGCAACGGAATGGGATTCCCAGAAAGACACCATCAAGTTCTACACGATGCACCTGGTGAGCATGGCAGGGTGGGATGCTGAGACCTCCAAATGGTTTCAAAATGCAGAATGTGGAGGCAGCAGGTTGTCCTGCTTCTAATGAGCAGAAAGTCAGGACTTTCTCTGGGCTGGTCGGGTGCCTGTATAGAGGGAATCTGTGTCACTGGGGGGACTTGAGAAGGGGCTGGACAGTGTTATTGGGAATAGTGAGGGACAGAAGGAAACAGTGAGCTCTGGAGCTGTCCATgagcttttttcccttctgcttaaTGGGCTGCTTCCTGGAATTCTGAAAGATTAGAGAAGATTCCTATTACATGAGCCATGCTGTGGCCCTGCGCCCCCTTTAGCTGCACCCCTTGGTTGTTCATCTGCCACAAATCTCTCTGCTTCTTCTTGACATTGTACCAtggaagctgctgcttctccaagCCTTGAATAACAGCAGTTTCAACTGCCTTTATCCCCAGACCACTCTGTGCAACACGGCGCTGGACAATCCCACGCAGCGAAACAAAACACAGCTGATCCGAGCAGCTGTGAAGTTCCTGGAGACAGACACAGTCTGGTACGAGATGGAGACCCAGCTGGGTTTTGGAAAGAGGGTTGGGGAAAGTGAGGGAAAACATCTGTTCTCACCTAGTCATGGCATGGCTCTGATCTGTGCTGGTTTTTGCCCAAGGGTTTGAATTAGTTTAGATCGCTCCTACATGTGCAAACCTGGTTGAAGTCTGCTCACCAAGAGAGGGAGAATGGGATCTGGTCCTCTGTTGAGCTCTGTTTTGGACACCTGCATGCTGGGCAagggtgggagcagcaggaaatgaaggtcctggaggaaagaaaacatcTTTGAAAGGCCTGTGGGGATCTGTCAGCCAGTCCCTGGTACTCCTGTGCCAGTGCAGGCAGCTCAGGCTACTTGTGCCAGTCCCAAAATGCCCTTCATTCCTTAAAGTCCCTGTGGGCTGTAGGATCAAGCCTGTTCATGCCCAGGCTCCTGTCCCAGCCTccactggcagcagcacagtcccTGTGGTGGGCTTCCCCCACCTGCCCTTGTGGCTTTGGTCAGACCAGGCCGGGGGCAGGGAATGCTGAGCTGAGCCACTGGGCAAGGAGAAGCAGGAGTGGCCCCACATAGAGTTCCAGTGGGATTTGTACCCTCCTCTAACTGCTAAACCTCTCTTCAGCTTGTGGCCTGGGGCTACCTGCAGTTTTCAGTTGGCTGGTCCACTGCTCTGTTTTGTAGTAAGATAGAACTGTCCTTCCTAGAATAACAAAAAGGTCTGAATTTGGGGAAGAGTTGAGGGATTGTTCCCTGTCACTGCTGCCTGGGTGGACAGCAGGTCCCTGTTCCACTTGCTGTGGGTCTGGTGGGGTCAGTGTCCTTCCCAGAGGTGTGTCCCAGCCTGGGAGTGACCATCCAGTGTGGTTTTGTTCCGTGATGTCCCAGCTATCGTGTGGAGGAGCCTCCAgccttggcagagctgcagaagaATGAATGGGATCCTGTGGTCTCCTGGGTTGAGAAAAGGTGAGAGCTCAAAGGTGTTCCTGGCTGTTTaggccctgccctgctgagccCAGGAGCTCTGGTGCTTGTGACTGCCAGAGCCACAAGCTCTGTGAGCCGTGGGCCTTTTCCCTGGGCTTTGCTAAGGGTTTGGAGGATCATTCCAGGTACAACGTGACAATTGGCTCCTCGACCAGCATCCTGGGGCCAAGCATTCCAGCCAGCACCAAGGAGACCTTCGTCAGCCATCTGGCATCCTACAACATGTGGGCCCTGCAAGGTGAGTGGGGCTGGGCCAGGAGCTCTCTGCTCAGGCTAGGCCAGTGTGGAGGTGGTTCCTCTCCACAGGGCAGGAGAGTGACTgtaatgtttttcttctcctgctcTGAGTGTGGAGGTTTATCTTTTAAGTCTGCAGGCCAGGCCCTGACCTGCTTTTGTCACAGGCAGGGATTCTCTTCAGTGCCACTGGTGTTCAGGATCTGACTGTGCTGTCCCATGAGCTGTTTGCTCCACCTTAGCACAAATAACTTCTTTAATGCCAAACCTTCTAATGATTTAATCCCTAGCTTTGTTGTTACCAGGAAAAGAAATCAGGCTTAGTACTCCAAAGTGCCCACACTGTGCACTGTCCTCACTTTTTCATCCTTATATCCCACTTAATCTTGCCTGAATCATCTGAATGACACTGAAAGATAAAGAAATGAAGGGAGGTTTGCTTTGCTCCAGACCTGaatgagcagcaggcagtgaAACCCACAAAAGACACAGAATGCTGGAGCCTGGATGGATATCTCTTCCCTTTGCACAGGGAAGGATTGTGGCAGAATAAAAGGGGGTGGTGTCCAGGGCGTGGCCTTTGTCACTGCAGTGGCAGGGGCAGCACAATGCTCTGTGCCTGCTGTTAACCACAGATCTGAGTGCCCAGGTGCAGGTGGGAGGATCACTGGCCCTCCCTGAGGGGGTACCACAGCCTGCCTGTCTCTTCAGAGCGTGTGAAGATGCTGCTGTAACTCTGCAGAAAACAGCCATGAatcttgtttggtttgggttatTCCCTTCCAGGTATAGAATTTGTAATCACCCAGCTGAAATCGCTGATTCTGTCCATGAGCCTGATTGACAGGCACATTACAGTAGAGAAAGCTGTGCTTCTGTCTCGCCTGGAGGAAGAATACCAGGTAAATTATGTTACAAAACAGCCCTATAATTCAAATAGCAATAATCTCAGCATGACAAATGCATCCCCCACCACAAATAACTGGCAAGGGAAGTGCCTGCTATAGCAGGAGACGTTCCACTCCACCAGTCTCCCTGTCTGAGAGCGTTTGGAgcgtgctgctgcagagcagcaccacaGGCGCAACAGCCCAGAgtgctcccagggctgccagTTTCTTTTCACAGAGCCCAGATGGctgcttttctccctctctAATCTGAAGTGCAAAGTTGTGGCTGGCTTCTTTTGCTATGGGTTATCCAGCCTGGAGGCTTTGGTAGACACTGAGATACCAAGCTTGCTGGAAATTAGCCTGGTGTGAAACTCTCCCTGTCCCAAAAGTGGCTGAAGTTGGGAATCTTTTCATCATCCTGTTAAGAGGCTTTGCCTCAGACCCCAGTACAGATGAAGCACATCCTCATCTGGAGATATCCCTGCCTCAGCAGTCAAGGATCAGCTCAGTTCTGGGAGGGGTTACCTGTGCTTCACAAACATGAGAAGGGAGGCTGAGAGTTGCTGAGGTGCTTTGAGTATTATCCAcgttcctcctctccttcagaTTCGGCGCTGGGGCAACGTGGAGTGGGCCCACGACTACGACCTGTGTGAGCTGCGTGCTCGCACTGCAGCTGGGACTCTCTTTGTTCACCTCTGCTCAGAGAGCTCGACTGTAAAACACAAGCTGTTGCAGGACTgaggcagctgggcagggcacGGGAAGAAAATGTCCAGCTGGGAATTGCTGGCCTGACCCAGCGGATGGTAGCCACCTTCCTGCCATTCCATTTTTCCTGGGATCAGCTTCATGTGCTGTGGTTTTGTGGGCAATTCTTCACTTGGATTGCCTGCTGCAGTGCAGCACACAAGGAGGAAAGGTCAAGGTGAGTTTCCTCTGAATCCCCAAGCCAGCAGCTCCATCCTTTCCTGGTGTCTGTAACTCATCAGAGGAGCTCCCATGGAAGaaacagcttcctgggcagggcACGGCACAGACATACCCAGCATATGCCACATGTCTTCATAGCTGCCAGCTCCTGACACACACTTGTTATGGAAATCTGAAAACAGACTCCACTGCATCTGTTGTTCATCCCTCGGCGTGCCTGTCTGTAACACCAGGGTCTCTGTGTTCCATTAAAGACTCGCCCCTGTGAGGTACCAAAAGCTGCGTGTCTTTGTTTTAATCACCAAACTGGGGGGTAGGTCCTGGGCTGCCAGGTTGTGGGCAGGTGTTGGGATGGCTCCAGGCATTAAAAATCACAGACCAGAGCAGGCACTAACTACTGTGTGAACAACTCCATGCAGTTGAGGAGGTAGCAAGGAGACAACTGTGTAGTCCTGGAGCAAGAGGGGTAAAACCTGGGCTGCAGCCATCTTCAGAAGCACAGAGCATGATGAGCTGAATCTGTGTTTGACAGGCAGCACCAGCTGCAAGGTTTCTGAGACCTGCTCTGTCCCTGGCATGCATACACAGCCACCCTCTTATTTAACCTTCCCACCTTCTCcttgctgcctgcctggagcagcaCCATCCTGGCCAGCACCACTCCTCAGAAGCTGCCCACAAGTGAGTGTGGCAGCGGCTGTCACCGAGCAAGGAGGGGAATTAATGACTCCTTGCTTGGCTGTCGTGAGCGGCGGCGCGTGAGCTCCTGTGGAACCACTGATttcccttcctgctggctgGGGGCTGCTCTGCTCATGCTGCAGAAAGCCACTTGTGAGAAGGGGTGAGAAGATGAGGCTCCCAGGCATACAGAGCCCCTGCCAGCCTTGTGCTTGCTGAGCTGGAAACCTGCTGTTATCTTGGGGGTGGTTTGATGGAGCGCGCTCCTCTCCCGAGCTGCTGCCTCGTGCCAGCGGCTCACTGGTTCCTGCCACTGTGCTCACAGGTACTGAAGCTTTCAGGCATGATATGCTATGATGATTTGGTTCAATCAGCTCACAGCTGATCCATAACCCCTTGTGACCAGGTCTGAGTTGTCTGCAAGGGGTTTGTGCCAATGTGATGGAAGAGACAGGGCTTTGGATGCTTTTCCAGAGTCAAGAAGCAGCTTTTATTTGCAGTTTATGGTGGGGTGAAGAAATACACATTTGGTCTGAAATGTCCCAGGCAGCTTGGGCATAGAGAGGCAGCTGttcctgcaggggctgtcctgTGTGCCCCAGCCGAGGCAGCTGCCCAGCCCCTATTCCATAGGCTTCAGGATCCCTGTGTAATCCAGCTCCTTCTGCAGAGCATTGATGAAGCAAATGATCTTTCCGATACAGGCGTGGTTTCTGTCGCTCTCGGTTTGGAAAGCCTGGACAGATTGAAACCAAGCAGTGAATCTGCAGGCGTGTCAAGGTCCCTGGAGCACAGAGGGCTCTAGCAAAGGTCTGGGAGCGTCTCTCCTTGAAGTGTCCCTGCCACTTGGGCCAGGCCTGTCTGTGCCCCATCCCCCTGAGTGTGAGGGTCTCTTACCTTCTCTGTCACTGAGGTCTGCCACTGGTAGGTGTTGCAGAGCATGTCGCTCTCTCGCTTATCTATCTTCCGCAGGCGGATGCTGTGGGACATGTTGATGGCATTGACAGTGGTGTCTTTGTCCACAAGGAGCTGAGAGGTAACGTGACCAGATGAAAGGAGGGGGTGAGCACACAATGAACgagcagcacagcagtgctcagAGGGAGAAATCAGCCCTCTGTCTCAACCTGGCAAATCCCTACTCATTGGGATGAATCCAAGGCATTACCCTTGGCTTCGCTACAGTGTAATAGGGCATTATCCCTAGTAcaggtggggaaactgaggcagcacCCTTGGCCCCACATGCTGGAACAGAGAGTTctgtgcaggcagggctgccgTGCAGCTGGTGTTGAAGCAAGGCTGTATATTCTCCAGCATGTCTGGAAATGGAAAATCACACTTGGAGGGATTCCCGCACTGCTGGTGCTGGCTGTAAATCTTCATTTTTGGAGAGTCCCAGCTTCTAATGGAAGCGGTGACTTCCCTCGTGGCTCTAAATAGAGGGTGGCTTCGGTAACCTGTAATGACTCTCCTCAGCCTGTAGCCAAGTGCAGCTGTTGGACAAATGAATTCCCTTCTCTGGGGGAATGGATGGCAGTGAAGCAAAATGGGTGCGTGGCAGCAGTGCGGAACCGCCACCATCTGCACAGGCCATAAAGCAGGAGCTCCCCCGGGGCTCAGGGGTCTGGTTTGTGTCTGTCAGCTCTTGATTACCTGGAGTGACAGGGGGCTGGGATAATCTGGACAGAGCAAAACCACAGCTAATGCAAATTCAAGTCATTTAGCCACTAAATGAAGGAATAATGGAGgcaaaaagggcagcagcactgctgcactGCTGAGTGCACTGCACTGCAACGATGTTGGTGCTTTTGGAAAGGCTCCTGGGATCTTTGCTAGCACAGCAAGACTGAGGGCTCGGTGGAAGTCTCCATTTCAAGTGTCATGTCCTACCTCCAGATCAGCTCATGGGCTCGGGAGCTCCAGGAAGGGATTTTGAAATCACTGAGGCAAACAGAGTCCCGGTGCAAGAAATTCAGAGCAGTGTTGGGATTCTGttgagggagcagggagagtcTGAACAAAACCAGCTGCGAGTGAGTGCAGCAAATATGCTGCCTGAGTGCCTGGAAATCAGCCAGAGCAGTGAGTTGTGCTGGAGGCAGGAGAGAGATTTCCTCAGCACCTCTCCTGGGTTGCTTTCACCAGctctggcactgcccagggaaaCCCGCAGTGCACTTATCCCCTGTCCTAGTCAGTGGAGATGTCTGAAGGCACCACAGTTCAGCCAAGCGGCTGGACCCTCTAGGAAGGAGGTTATGCTGTGGTTCAGGTATGGctgtggcagcacagagcctcCTGGAAATCCTGTCCCTTCAGAGAAGAGGCTGTGGCCTTGTCTCCTTGCCAACTCCCTTGCAGAGATGAATTATTTTGGTGCCCTCACCCTTCGAACATCATCTGGAAAATCCTCTTCAAGCTCACGGTTGTCCAGTTTCTCCAGGATGGCAAAGGTCATCTCCATCAGTTTTTCATGGTGTTGATTTTCCAGGTGCCGGCACTGGCTCAACATACAGAACGTGGTTAAGGAAAAAGCTGACCACACCACTCATCTGTGGAGATTGAATGGCCTCCTGTAACTGGGACTGACTGTCTGCACTGTGGGATTCTGCAGGAATgagcctggctgctcccagaagCTGCTGTGATGTCAGGATATCGGGATATACACTTTCAGTTCTTAATCACACACTGAGTCTCATCCTTACTGCCAAATATGACAGAGGACTGAGAGAAGACCTAGGTTTGCCAGGGAAATGGGAAGAGGTCTCCAGGTAAAAGCTAAGCCCTGAATGTAGTGCAATTATTTGCACCAGGCCAACAGATTTCTAGATTTAAAGCAGTGTGACCTGACACTGGAACACTTCAGTATTCTCATATAACTTTTTTCAGTAgacataaaaaccccaaaaatgaacATCATTTAAAGACATTTCAACAAGAATTGTAGATATTTAATTGGCTGCTGTGACAAGAATGTACCTAGAAAACAGTCTAACCagattttccctgtgttttgtcttctctgcatggagaagaaaggaagattCCCAGCAGGCTGAAAGCTGCCTAAATCCTACAGACTTTCAGCATGGTAGAATTTAGATCTTTCTGTGCTCTCCTGAGTCTCCACATGAAGAGGCTGGGCACCTTAAATGACCATTCCTCAAAGCTGGGAAAAGATATTTTCTGTtgatcaaaataaaaaaaataaagtttttataCTGGTGGCTCATTTTTGGATTTAGAGGTGAGGTATAGGTACATGACTGGGAGGTCCAGGCCAACATACTGTGAAAAGGATATATCCCTTGAATGTTTTCAATGAATGTTGATGCTATGACATCAATGCTTC from Aphelocoma coerulescens isolate FSJ_1873_10779 chromosome 14, UR_Acoe_1.0, whole genome shotgun sequence includes these protein-coding regions:
- the ATPAF2 gene encoding ATP synthase mitochondrial F1 complex assembly factor 2, giving the protein MSSVAMWRSCRRLWWTHSPPTRLPRPPPAATGSGPVGLCGRRAYAPPAERKRFYQNVSISQGEGGFEINLDHRKLKTPQAKLFTVPSEALAIAVATEWDSQKDTIKFYTMHLTTLCNTALDNPTQRNKTQLIRAAVKFLETDTVCYRVEEPPALAELQKNEWDPVVSWVEKRYNVTIGSSTSILGPSIPASTKETFVSHLASYNMWALQGIEFVITQLKSLILSMSLIDRHITVEKAVLLSRLEEEYQIRRWGNVEWAHDYDLCELRARTAAGTLFVHLCSESSTVKHKLLQD